The following are from one region of the Hydrogenophaga sp. BPS33 genome:
- a CDS encoding cupin domain-containing protein: protein MHDMEHAPDFDRTQTLPELHALLDGVQMKNGWAKPTPSMYPQPKQPFVPAHWRYAHAHAALHAAGRLVGTEWAERRNLIMANPVPGNHFPTVNSLVAAYQMVKAGETARSHRHMPNAMRIALDSKAQTYTIVEGVKVPMEPGDVLLTPNWCYHGHSNEADVDAYWIDILDSPTVHLLGPMFFEHHPQAVSTDGEVAPDSPMRVAYADYRPRLAAQPEMAPGVRTLALAPGVLPTFDRTAIELATGARWSPGRSTASEIFVVIEGQGRSQFDDCSFSWERGDIVAVPYWTAATHTSEGGDAVLLRMSDRPMLDKLGWLREESVVS, encoded by the coding sequence ATGCATGATATGGAACACGCCCCCGATTTCGACCGCACGCAGACACTGCCCGAGCTGCATGCCTTGCTCGACGGTGTGCAGATGAAGAACGGCTGGGCCAAGCCCACGCCGTCGATGTACCCGCAACCCAAACAGCCCTTCGTGCCCGCGCACTGGCGCTATGCGCATGCCCATGCGGCGCTGCACGCGGCCGGCCGCCTGGTGGGCACCGAATGGGCCGAACGGCGCAACCTGATCATGGCCAACCCGGTGCCGGGCAATCATTTCCCCACCGTCAACTCGCTGGTGGCGGCCTACCAGATGGTGAAGGCGGGCGAGACCGCGCGCAGCCACCGCCACATGCCCAACGCCATGCGGATCGCGCTCGACTCGAAGGCGCAAACCTACACCATCGTCGAAGGGGTGAAGGTGCCGATGGAGCCGGGGGACGTGCTGCTCACACCCAACTGGTGCTACCACGGGCACTCGAACGAGGCCGACGTGGATGCCTACTGGATCGACATCCTGGATTCGCCCACGGTGCACCTGCTCGGCCCCATGTTCTTCGAACACCATCCTCAGGCCGTGTCCACCGACGGCGAGGTGGCGCCGGACTCTCCGATGCGCGTGGCCTACGCCGACTACCGGCCACGCCTGGCGGCCCAGCCCGAGATGGCCCCGGGTGTGCGCACGCTCGCGCTGGCGCCCGGTGTGCTGCCCACGTTCGACCGCACCGCCATCGAACTCGCAACGGGTGCGCGCTGGTCGCCCGGGCGCAGCACCGCGAGCGAGATCTTCGTCGTCATCGAAGGCCAGGGCCGTTCGCAGTTCGACGATTGCAGCTTTTCCTGGGAACGGGGCGACATCGTGGCCGTGCCTTACTGGACGGCGGCCACCCACACCAGCGAGGGCGGCGACGCGGTGCTGCTGCGCATGTCCGACCGGCCCATGCTGGACAAGCTGGGATGGCTGCGCGAAGAGTCCGTGGTGTCCTGA
- a CDS encoding AMP-binding protein encodes MGRWDDKFVRAQRKWDHWQMQEHALTDRVLHKILEDKARRHPDRVVFQFHDEGHALEQVHLNANRVANGLLALGVKPGDKVAAMLPNCIEFMALWFGLNRIGAAIIPINVALRGEGLRWQIAQSDSVAVVLDERYAEQLLPLSDELAQVNHIVLRRAAPVAGPVLPRWPRGGALTWEELTSHGENTPEREVAFNALSSISFTSGTTGRSKGVMFSHHYWYQIWRSAVQYARYTEDDVLYTGLPFFHAAAHGTTGPALLADAKAVVVDRFSASRMLEDCRRWECTSAKYLGSILAILMKQAPSPHDADNPLRLLVGSSAPTDVFQAFERRFNTQLLELYGMTECNACLVNPYDARRIGSCGQPITGYRVKVVDDNDMDVPAGKVGEIVVQPERKFLGTMGYYKDPDATLELFRNFWIHTGDLGRADADGYFYFVDRKKQALRRRGENISSFEVESVINSHPSVKESCVVGVPAEVGDEDVKAVVVLRDGVALPAQELVDWCEARMAYFAVPRYVAFRDHLPRTPTDRIEKYRLKAEGITADCWDREASRVHAAETTGR; translated from the coding sequence ATGGGTCGATGGGATGACAAATTCGTCCGTGCGCAACGCAAATGGGACCACTGGCAGATGCAGGAGCACGCGCTCACCGATCGGGTTCTGCACAAGATTCTGGAAGACAAGGCGCGGCGCCATCCCGATCGTGTTGTGTTCCAGTTCCACGACGAAGGCCACGCTCTCGAACAGGTTCACCTGAATGCCAACCGCGTGGCCAACGGCCTGCTCGCGCTGGGCGTGAAGCCTGGCGACAAGGTCGCGGCCATGCTGCCCAATTGCATCGAGTTCATGGCCTTGTGGTTCGGCCTCAACCGCATCGGCGCGGCGATCATTCCGATCAACGTGGCCTTGCGCGGCGAGGGCCTGCGCTGGCAGATCGCGCAGTCCGACAGCGTAGCCGTGGTGCTGGACGAGCGGTATGCCGAACAACTGCTGCCACTGTCGGACGAACTCGCCCAGGTGAACCACATCGTGCTGCGCCGCGCCGCGCCGGTGGCCGGCCCCGTACTGCCACGGTGGCCGCGCGGCGGTGCCTTGACCTGGGAGGAGCTCACCTCGCACGGCGAGAACACACCCGAGCGGGAGGTCGCCTTCAACGCACTGTCCAGCATCTCGTTCACCTCCGGCACCACGGGGCGCTCCAAGGGTGTGATGTTCAGCCACCACTATTGGTACCAGATCTGGCGCAGCGCCGTGCAGTACGCGCGCTACACCGAAGACGATGTGCTCTACACGGGCCTGCCGTTCTTCCATGCGGCCGCACACGGCACCACCGGGCCGGCCTTGCTGGCCGACGCCAAGGCCGTCGTGGTGGACCGCTTCTCCGCCAGCCGCATGCTGGAAGACTGCCGGCGCTGGGAATGCACGTCCGCCAAATACCTGGGCAGCATTCTCGCCATCCTCATGAAGCAAGCACCGTCGCCCCACGACGCGGACAACCCGCTGCGCCTGCTGGTCGGCTCATCGGCGCCCACCGACGTGTTCCAGGCGTTCGAGCGGCGCTTCAACACGCAGTTGCTTGAGCTCTATGGCATGACCGAGTGCAATGCTTGCCTGGTCAACCCGTATGACGCGCGCCGCATCGGGTCTTGCGGCCAACCGATCACGGGCTACCGCGTCAAGGTGGTCGACGACAACGACATGGACGTGCCCGCCGGCAAGGTGGGTGAAATCGTGGTGCAGCCCGAGCGCAAGTTTCTGGGCACCATGGGTTACTACAAGGACCCGGATGCCACGCTGGAGCTGTTTCGCAATTTCTGGATCCACACCGGCGATCTCGGCCGCGCAGATGCCGATGGCTACTTCTACTTCGTCGATCGCAAGAAGCAGGCACTGCGCCGCCGTGGCGAGAACATCTCATCGTTCGAGGTCGAGTCCGTGATCAACAGCCACCCCAGCGTGAAGGAGTCCTGCGTGGTGGGCGTGCCCGCCGAGGTGGGCGACGAGGATGTCAAGGCCGTGGTGGTGTTGCGCGATGGCGTTGCGCTGCCGGCACAGGAACTGGTGGATTGGTGCGAGGCGCGCATGGCGTATTTCGCCGTGCCGCGCTACGTCGCATTCCGCGACCACCTGCCGCGCACACCGACCGACCGGATTGAGAAGTACCGCCTCAAGGCCGAAGGCATTACCGCCGATTGCTGGGACCGCGAGGCCTCGCGCGTGCACGCCGCAGAGACCACCGGGCGCTGA
- a CDS encoding isocitrate lyase/PEP mutase family protein, giving the protein MGSATKIALKERVARKDGLIVPGAFNALSARVIADLGYEAVYLTGAGLTNMHYGLPDLGYIGVQEVVQHTACIRDAVELPLIVDIDTGFGNALNVRHTIRQVERAGADAVQIEDQASPKRCGHFSGKQVIGVGEMVGKIKAAVDARSDENFQIIARTDARSTEGFEGAIERAQRYAEAGADILFVEATESDAEVRELTQRLQVPQVMNIVVGGKTPALDGEELARLGFGIVLYANAALQGAVLGMQRSLGELQKRRRLDEDPTLVVPFQERQRLVDKPLFDALEKRYA; this is encoded by the coding sequence ATGGGTTCTGCCACCAAAATCGCGCTCAAGGAGCGCGTGGCCCGCAAAGACGGGTTGATCGTTCCCGGCGCGTTCAACGCGCTGAGCGCCCGCGTGATCGCCGACCTGGGTTATGAGGCGGTCTACCTCACCGGCGCCGGGTTGACCAACATGCACTACGGCCTGCCCGACCTGGGCTACATCGGCGTGCAGGAGGTCGTCCAGCACACCGCCTGCATCCGCGACGCCGTGGAGCTTCCGCTGATCGTGGATATCGACACCGGGTTTGGCAACGCCCTCAATGTGCGCCACACCATCCGCCAGGTGGAGCGCGCGGGCGCGGACGCCGTACAGATCGAAGACCAGGCCAGCCCCAAGCGCTGCGGCCACTTCAGCGGCAAGCAGGTGATCGGCGTGGGCGAGATGGTGGGCAAGATCAAGGCCGCCGTCGACGCGCGCAGCGACGAGAACTTCCAGATCATCGCCCGCACCGACGCCCGGTCCACGGAAGGCTTCGAGGGCGCGATCGAACGCGCACAGCGCTATGCCGAGGCGGGGGCCGACATCCTGTTCGTCGAAGCCACCGAGAGCGATGCCGAGGTGCGCGAACTGACGCAGCGCCTTCAAGTGCCGCAGGTGATGAACATCGTGGTGGGCGGCAAGACGCCCGCGCTGGATGGCGAGGAACTCGCGCGCCTGGGCTTTGGCATCGTGCTCTACGCCAATGCGGCGCTGCAGGGCGCGGTGCTGGGCATGCAGCGCTCGCTGGGTGAACTCCAGAAGCGTCGCCGCCTGGACGAAGACCCTACGCTCGTCGTGCCGTTCCAGGAACGCCAGCGCCTGGTGGACAAACCGCTTTTTGACGCGCTGGAAAAGCGCTATGCATGA
- a CDS encoding fumarylacetoacetate hydrolase family protein — protein sequence MKLVSFDDFRVGVVDGDAVHDVTALLPPFLDALPRQRINHLIGHWSELGPVLSSQYRSAPRRELAGLRLLPPNPAPGHVFAAPANYAKHIGEIGNRSVTTGGRSAREQGFFLMAPGSLVGSGQSILLPKDSSRRFDHESELAVVIGRAGRNIPREQALSHVFGYACLIDATMRIEKGSFEEERTMRKSFETFNPMGPWIVTADEVPDPQSLSNRLWVNGELRQSANTGEMIVGVAELIELISSVLPLQPGDVIASGTPEGVGPIEPGDEVRIEIESVGAMTLSVREHAQRAPRPY from the coding sequence ATGAAACTCGTATCGTTTGATGATTTCCGCGTGGGCGTTGTGGACGGCGACGCCGTGCACGACGTCACGGCCCTGTTGCCACCGTTTCTGGACGCGTTGCCCAGGCAGCGCATCAACCACCTCATCGGACACTGGTCCGAGCTGGGCCCTGTGCTGTCGTCGCAGTACCGTTCGGCGCCTCGGCGCGAACTCGCTGGCCTTCGCCTGCTGCCGCCCAACCCCGCGCCCGGGCATGTGTTTGCCGCTCCTGCCAACTACGCCAAACACATCGGCGAGATCGGCAACCGCTCGGTTACCACGGGCGGGCGCAGTGCGCGTGAGCAGGGCTTCTTCCTCATGGCGCCGGGTTCGCTGGTGGGATCGGGCCAGTCCATCCTGCTGCCCAAGGACTCTTCGCGGCGTTTCGACCACGAGTCCGAACTGGCCGTGGTGATCGGCCGGGCCGGGCGCAACATACCGCGGGAGCAGGCGCTGTCCCACGTGTTCGGCTATGCCTGCCTGATCGACGCCACGATGCGCATCGAGAAGGGCAGCTTCGAGGAAGAGCGCACCATGCGCAAGTCCTTCGAAACCTTCAACCCGATGGGGCCCTGGATCGTCACCGCCGACGAGGTGCCCGATCCGCAGTCGTTGTCCAACCGCCTGTGGGTCAACGGCGAACTGCGCCAGAGCGCCAACACGGGCGAGATGATCGTCGGCGTGGCCGAACTGATCGAACTGATCTCCTCCGTGCTGCCCTTGCAGCCAGGCGATGTGATCGCCTCCGGCACGCCCGAAGGCGTGGGTCCGATAGAGCCGGGCGATGAAGTGCGCATCGAAATCGAATCCGTCGGTGCGATGACGCTGTCGGTGCGGGAGCACGCACAGCGTGCGCCGCGCCCCTACTGA
- a CDS encoding CaiB/BaiF CoA transferase family protein: MTSAPLFPSPLDGAAGRPLEGVKVLECSSYLSGPLCAQMLSDLGAHVLKVEPPTGDPYRNFGHKQGGTSVPWTNANHGKKSVSLDLKAPQDMQRMKALIAEADLYIENWRPHVSASLGLGYEATRALNPRLVHFSITGFGADGPAASEPAYDALLQGRTGLAFFEAAGGTPKASESYLVDKIVAVFCAQMALAALVKRDRTGQAVHLQTSMLDIMSYFNFTDMFQNMTYLEDTAAPAYTPQPILATLDGHIVVSPVTGKQLGRTLEAVGHPEWKEDLKRITDKKEMTRTFFERVAGPLKTRSSAEWVAVFTEMDVPVAPVNSPREHFSDPQVLHNRIYSEMDTPSGRIRVPRHPAQIDGQLLTPRSPAPAIGQHNPPDA; encoded by the coding sequence ATGACTTCTGCTCCCCTGTTTCCCTCCCCGCTCGATGGCGCTGCGGGCCGCCCCCTGGAGGGTGTGAAGGTCCTCGAATGCAGCAGCTACCTGTCGGGCCCTCTGTGCGCGCAGATGCTGTCGGACCTCGGCGCCCACGTGCTCAAGGTCGAGCCGCCCACGGGCGACCCCTACCGCAATTTTGGACACAAGCAAGGTGGCACCAGCGTGCCGTGGACGAACGCCAACCACGGCAAGAAGAGCGTGTCGCTGGACCTGAAGGCGCCGCAGGACATGCAGCGCATGAAGGCATTGATCGCCGAAGCCGACCTCTACATCGAAAACTGGCGGCCCCATGTCTCGGCCAGCCTTGGCCTGGGCTACGAAGCGACCCGTGCGTTGAATCCGCGCCTGGTGCATTTCTCCATCACCGGCTTCGGCGCTGATGGCCCTGCAGCCAGCGAGCCGGCGTACGACGCGCTGCTGCAAGGCCGCACCGGCCTTGCGTTCTTCGAAGCCGCAGGTGGAACGCCCAAGGCCAGCGAGTCCTATCTGGTGGACAAGATCGTCGCCGTCTTCTGCGCGCAGATGGCCCTGGCCGCACTGGTCAAACGCGACCGCACCGGACAGGCCGTGCACCTGCAGACCTCGATGCTGGACATCATGTCCTACTTCAATTTCACGGACATGTTCCAGAACATGACCTATCTGGAGGACACGGCGGCACCGGCCTACACGCCACAGCCGATCCTGGCCACGCTGGACGGCCACATCGTGGTGTCGCCGGTCACCGGCAAGCAGCTCGGCCGCACGCTCGAAGCCGTGGGGCACCCGGAGTGGAAGGAAGACCTCAAGCGCATCACCGACAAGAAGGAAATGACACGCACCTTCTTCGAGCGCGTGGCAGGCCCCTTGAAGACGCGCAGCTCCGCCGAATGGGTGGCCGTGTTCACCGAGATGGACGTGCCGGTCGCCCCCGTCAACAGCCCGCGCGAGCACTTCAGCGATCCGCAGGTGCTGCACAACCGGATCTATTCCGAGATGGACACGCCATCGGGCCGCATCCGTGTGCCCCGGCACCCCGCGCAGATCGACGGCCAGTTGCTCACGCCGCGCTCCCCAGCCCCCGCCATCGGGCAACACAACCCGCCCGATGCTTGA